Below is a window of Desmonostoc muscorum LEGE 12446 DNA.
TCCCCAACAATCACTAAATTCATCAATCAAATAGGAGTGCTATATTAACGTTCATGCTCTTGATTGTGATCGGTTGTGCCTTGGTCAGTTTCTAATAGTCGTGAAATCAACACGTCTGGTTTTCTACTGATCACAGACTTAACTTTATCAACTGCAATTACTTCACTGATTTTGACAACCATTTCCCAGAGAGTATCTTCCTCTGTATCTTTGTTGTAAGTTCTATGTTTAAACCACAACAAATCATCCCAAACTCCGATAATTGTAGCAAAATACCACTTTTCTCGTATTAGTATCCAGATTTCTTGTTCTAAGTAAGTCTGTAGAAGAGATTTCACAATGCTTGAGATCATAAAAAATATTGTGCTACATATTAAGTAAGTATGAATAGATTTAACAACAGTAAAAATACTGTGATTTATTTGTATCCAAATATTAAGAAAATTAAAAAATATAAAGCAAAAACTTGATTAAAACTACAGTTGAACAGATAGTTCAGATGATAATTTTGTTACCTTTGGAAATTGTGCTTCTATAAAATAGAATTTCAAGTTTTAGTATAGGCTGCTACAGACAATATAGCGGTTCCCATTAAGGTGGGGCACAAGATTATATCGTAACGTGTAGGGGCACGGCAGTGCCGTGCCCGTGGTGTACTCATATCTATTACAATACTGTTCGGTTAAGGCAGCAGACGCGATTTATCCCGTCTTTGGAATTTAGAATTTTAATCAAAAAACCTTAACTGAAGCGTATTGATATCTATTAACTATTACTAACAGTTACAGCTACCTTCGCGTGTTTATTAACATAGTCCACAAATAGTTGCTTCAACCGAGGACTAACACCAGCGTGTTCAAAGAACCCAAAGCCTACATTCCGAGCTTTTGATAAGGTTTGCTCTGGTGTTAATCCTTCTTTAATAGCGACACTCAATAGGGCAATTCCAGTCGATCGCATCCCTGCTGCACAATGTACAACTGCTGGTTTCGGAATTTGTTCGAGTGTTGTCAGTATTTTGGTAATT
It encodes the following:
- a CDS encoding beta-lactamase hydrolase domain-containing protein; its protein translation is MINAIQINENLTTTGQVIPKQLEQASQEGFKSVLNLRSPDELGFSHDEQRVAQALGLYYTNVPLKLEALNEELITKILTTLEQIPKPAVVHCAAGMRSTGIALLSVAIKEGLTPEQTLSKARNVGFGFFEHAGVSPRLKQLFVDYVNKHAKVAVTVSNS